The Setaria viridis chromosome 6, Setaria_viridis_v4.0, whole genome shotgun sequence genome includes the window CTTCGAAGAAGCGctgtcctcctcctctcctccgccgcaAGCCCAGGTTgcttcccttccccttccttgcGCCTCCCTCTCACCTCCTCGATTCGATCCGAATTGATTCGATTTGGTTCCCAGGTCGGCCTCGTCGTCGGCAAGCTCAGCGCTTCCTCCGACCGTGCCCTCGTCTATTCCCTCCTTCCCACGCCGCCCACCGAGGACGCCGCCCCCGCATgctccctccgcgccgcccccaAGCCCAAGACCTCCAAGCCCAAAGCCACTTCCTCCTCTGACGCCTCTCTTGAGTTCGATGTCGATTGGATCGCCGAGCACGCGCGACaggtatgtatgtatgtatgtatgtatgtatgtatgtatgtatgtatgtatgtatgtatgtatgtatgtatgtataccACTATACCACACACGCACTAGTCATTCATTCACTCATCGCCACAGGTCCACAGCCATTGTTTCAAATCCTACTCAAAAATCTGACCCACCATCGCTTACTTTTAGGTGTCGAGGATGCTACTCGGAGGAATGAGTGTCGTAGGTATTTACATATGGGCTTCCGAGGCATCCTTCAAGGCCACATCCCCCGCAGTCTTATCGCAGGTTCCACTTCTCGCTTTATTGATTTATATGTTACTCATTGGTTCTCGGATAGTCTACTCAtgccatcttttctttcaggttaTTAGAGCAGTTTCCCAAGCTTGGTATGGCCGTGCATTCACTGAGAGGCTGCTCATTCACATCTCCTACAGTCCTCGGAGGTGCTGTCTCATTTTCCTACATGTTAACTTTGACGCTCTTCCCAGAATATGTTTTGTTTGTTTCTCCAGTCATCTGCCTGTAGCAGTatattttttctcgaacacgcaggagaactgtgtatcattgtattaatagtAGAAGAATAGTCATACATAGACTCACACAAACACCCACAGAGCACACACACATGCCAACACAcccgcacacacacacacaccaacacTCTTACAGACCAAAGAACCTGATTGCCTGAAAGGGCAAGGAAGGACCTGACCACAAAATTTTTTAAGAACCTGGGATTAACCCACTCCCCTGGCAGTGAGCTGAGAGAGGCCTTAGCTCCTGCCATGCTCCACAGCTGTGCCTCATCCCTTGCCAAAATCAGAGCAGTAGCAACGCTAGGAGAAGCGCCATTGAAAACACAATCATTACGGTGCCTCCAAATGGTCCACCCCCCCAGGATGATAAGGGAGTTAAGGCCTGCCCTCATATCCCCACTAACCATCTACTCGACCTTTTCCCACCAATCCTCAAAAGAGATATCAGTAGGTTGAGGGGCCAGGGCAGCTAGACCAACATGTTGCAGTAACTGAAACCAGAAGTGCCTAGCAAAAACACAACCCACCAGGAGGTATTGGATATCCTCCTCTCCTTGATCACAGAGGGGGCAATGTTCTGGATGGGGGAGACCACGTTTGGCCAGCCGATCTGCAGTCCAGCAGCGCCTATGAGCCACTAGCCACATGAAGAAACGACACTTGGGAGGTGCCCAAGATTTCCGAATGCGTTCATATGGATTAAAGAGGATTGTTCTCTGGAATAAAGCATCATATGCTGAACTTGCTGTGTATCCACCTGAAGAAGACAACCTCCAGATGTGCTTGTGAGGCCTGTCTTGCTGTAGCTCAACTTCCTCAAGATTATCCCACAGGGCAAGGTACTCCATTAAAGCTTCAACAGAAAGGTCTCCCTGTATATCTTCCAACCACTTCTGATTAGATAGGGCTTCCAGGACAGTGCGTCTGCTTGCTCTTCGTTTAGGAACTAAAGCATATATACATGGAGCATGCTCCTTAATGCTTCTGCCGGCCAGCCATCTGTCTCTCCAAAACAGAGTACTAGCCCCATTCCCAACTTCTGTGGTAACAGCTAAGGCAAGGAGGCCCTCAACCTCTTTAATGACCTGCAATGGCAGACTTGCCCAAGGTTTGTTGGGTTCTGACTTCTTTAACCATGGCCATCGGACCCTCAGAGCATAACCTAGtgattttagatctgaaattccCAAACCTCCAAGTTCCTGAGAACGACACACCTTTGGCCAGGCGATGAGACAGTGACCCCCTTTTGCTTCCTTGCGCCCTTGCCAGACAAATCCTCTTCTTATCTTATCAAGGGCATATAGCAGTATAAGTACATGATTAGCTTACGCTTAGTTCTAGCGTAAATGGCAATCCAGTGCGGTTAGGTGGTTTTGTGATTCCATGTATTTCTGTTGTtgtgttttttttaatctctgAAGGAGATATTTTTACTTCGAAAAGAACCTGTTTCTTCAGTTCTGTTTCATTTTTGTATGGAGTTATCAGTTACTGTTAATGTTCAGGCAACTTAttgtgaaatatatattttgatGTGTTACAGATGGGCCTGTCGTGTATGTGAGCTTGCATCAGGAAGTCTGCGTCCGTGTGATTTCAAATACAGCAAACTACTATCTTCTCTTCAAACTTTCAGATGTGCATATAATTTTGAGATAAGGTACCGTTGATTTCTTGTATCATTATGACACAGAAGACAATCAACTCCGCATATCAGTTTATGTGGGTCGAGTGTCCTGTAACAGATCTCTGTATTTGTCAATTTTACTCTTTGCTGATTACAATATATATTGCTGGCATAGGTTAACAGCTGTTCAAGCTGAGCCATTTAAGAAAGTTATTTTGAAGGCAATCAGTCACCTCACAGAGGAAGTGCAGAATGCCAGAGCTTTGGTCAATGGACATCTCGTAAGTTCCATGTAGTTTAAAGAGTTTTGTTCACATTCATAGACCTGCTTCCAGATGCAATAGTGTCAAGCAGATTTACTTCACATGAAAATCAGCAATCTGAATAAAGGGTGTACCTAATGCTGCCACACAGGAGGTGGGCTTTGGGGAAGGGAATTTCGATATAATTGAAATTTTAGTCTGCATCGAAATGGACTGTCCAGTTCATAGATTAATATTCCATGCAATCTATGTTAATCCCTTTAACCCAATGCCAATAGTTCATCATTTTATGCAAGAACATCTAACTTCTGCATTTGAAGTAATAAGGTAAAATATTAACTGAATGGAACGCTGTATAGCATGCACAGAACGTTGCCCATTCGCTGATGACATGCTTTTATAGCTATCAGCTTCTAAGAGCAACTTGGATATGTTTATTAGTTCAacacttcattaattaaaaataGAGTTGCTGATgatggccctgtttggcacagctctaGGCTCCAAGTCAGATTTAGAGTTATAAACTAAACTAAAGGATTCACATAAACAGTCTTAATGTTGCCCTGCTCCAGCTCCATGAAAACTTGGGGCTAGGAATACCCAGCTCCAAGAATTCACAGAgctggagctgtgccaaacaggccctatacTTCTGTCCTCCAATCAGTGTCAGTTGTGGAAGACAATGCTGCTCCTTTTGCAGCAGCTTGCTAATCTTGTTCATTTTCGCACCTACTTATATCTCTTGTTTCTCAAATATTTTTCCAACTAGTTTTCAGAAGACATAAACATTAGTACAGAGGGCCCACACCAAGTCGATTTTCTTGTGCCATTCAAGAATGCTGTACCTGTTGAAGGTGCCTCAACTAATGCTGTTTCCTGTTCCTCACATTTTTCTTCTTGTTATGAGAGCCTAACATTATATGTTTACACTAAAGAATGCAGTTTAGATGGAGTTGCTGGGCTTCTTCGCTTCGCTGGATCTGTCAGTGCCTTCGCATACTTGGGCCCGAAAGAATCTGTTTCAGAAGCTATATCTGATCTGAAGGTAGTTATGAAATATCAGGTTCCTTTGTTTTGTCTTTTTCACCCAGTCACGTTGTTTTCCATGAATAGGCTCTACTGTATATGCAGTATCCAGTTCCAGTTTGTTACAAATGCTTCACATGCAGTTTTTTAGGCTAATCTacttcatatttgcaattgtttTGAATCCTCCAAGTAAAGAGTGATCGTTGATGCATTAGTGATCAAGACATGATACGGTGTTTTTTGGGCATTTTGTTCTCGAATTTTGAATCTCAAGATTCTTATTCGAAATAGTTTGATTGGGTTCTCTATGGATGATCTTTTTATTTGACCATGTATATGTTATTAAGTGGGTATTGGTTTGAGTGGTGTAGAACTTTGGATCCTGGCACTATTGCATCATCGTAGTTGAACCTCCACTAGCTGAATTCTCATTTGAAGCTTCTCAAGTTATTTGAATATTTATGATTGGTTTAAAGAAAACTAACGCCTGTTTTGTTTGTGCTGCTTTTCTTACTCTGTATGAAGGCAGACATCATTACAAGTATAAGAAGCAGGTTGGATATCATCCTGGATGACGCAGATGATGGCTCTGTCACTAATGAGTTGGAGCAATCACCATCTCAGAAGGCCACTCAAGTTGTATTCCATGAGTTGAGGTACAGATTTCTTTATACCTTAAAAACAATTAAAGTGCACCAGTTCAATATGATTTTTGTTGTAGAAGTCTGCCCTGCTGATTTGTGCTGTGCAAAATATCGAGTTATTGACATAATGCTGTCATCACATTGAGCCTTCCTTTTCTCAGTGTATGATAGACAACAAGTCTGTGACAACTGATTGCATTTTCACCCCCCTTGAAACAGAGAATCTTACAGTTTCTCGTTCCCGAGGAGGGTCCTGATACCTTGGTtgagtggcacctatgtttgtgATTACCTGCAACGATCAGAGACAACAGAGGTGCTTATGCGATGTTCACTTGTTGAGTCCTTGAACGGAGTTTGTAACTTGACAGATGACACCTTTTTGCTTTGCATGGCTTTAGGATGCAACGGATCGCTGCAAGGAAGTGATACCACTGGAAACAGCCGCGGAAACCTCAACAATCCTGGAACCAGAAAGTGCCGCGACCTGTGGCACACTAGAATCCTTTTGGGACATGGTGCCTGGAGCTCGTAGTGAAGCACGAGACAGATCCAGCAGACTGAAAGGTAGTGGCTGCACTGGACAGGATGGTGATGATAGGAGCAGAAGAGGACAAGGTGGCATGAACTTGAACGTCCTAGCAGCTCTGTTTGCACTGCTGGTTGCTCTGATAGCTGGATTTGTATTCACCTTCTCTGTGGGTTCCAACCCCTGAGCCCACCTTGTGTTGTAGCACCAGTAGATGGCATGCCAAAGATGTTAGAAACTGTGTCAAAAATGGAGTTATTTTATGTAAAAGGAATTGGAAATAGATGGCGATTTCCACTAAATTGGAGGTCGTTTCTTGCATTGTTTGGGTCAAAATGCACAGCGAGCTGTCTTATTTTTTTGCAAAGGAAACGGAAAAGAAAGCAGTAAAATGGGCGCGCCATCAACCTCCTGATGGGCTCTGGGCTACTGGTTCGGGGTTCAGCATCAGAGCTAGGACAGGTGTTTGTGTGTGATTGGACTGCATACATTAGCACAGCATATTCATTCCCTAGTCACCACTCAGGTGAGCAGACCAATTACCTTCCATCTTCAACAATGTTCAATACAACTCGTCTCTTATACTGGCCAGAAACGACCTCAGTTCTCTGGCTTTCCTCTCATGCTCAGGAGACCTATCACTACCAGCTTCACAAATGTCTATTACATCTACATCCTTCTTGCTTTTATCGCTTATAACTGGCGAAGGGGACAGATCGATTGTCGCAGCTTCTGCTACTGCATCATTCTCCACATTGCTTCTCCAAGAACAATCATCAGCTTTGCCCACCAACCCAGCACCATGGCCGATCAGGGGTGATGCTTCTTCCAGCTGTACATCACTGCCTCTTGATCCACCTTCATGCTTGTAGCATGAAGCGCCCAACGTGCTGCCGTTCTCAGGATAATTGCTTATATCTGAGAgtgctcttcttccttcttccataTGAAGTTGCATGCCTTGAGCTGTTAGGGGTTTATGAGCTGCACAAGGCAATGGTGAAGATAGATCAATCAGGTCTTTATCCCAAGTCATATTCTGCGTGTCACACAAAAAGGTGTTTTCTTGTGACTCCATTGTTCCAGGTAGCAGGCTTTGGCTCTGCAGATCAATCCCATCCATGGGTACTACAGGTGATCCACCCAACTTTCTGGATCTGGCAATCTTACAAGCTCGTATAGGTGGGGATGGAGAAGACAGGTCAACAATATCCTGGAGCGGTGCCACAGTGTGTATATCTGCTGTCTGAGGGCCAGCCGCTGTAGATGGAAAGGTACCACTTTCAGATTCAATCCCAAGCAGCAATTCTTGGAGCTGCACATCCACATCTTTAACGGCAGCTGGGGGTGATTTCTTGGGCCTAGCTCTCCTCTTTTGCTTCTTCTGCTCATCCTTCTTTTCCAAAAATTCAGTTATTTTTTCTGGGCAAGCACTGCAGTTGCACAGGTAGGGCATGTCAGAAGGGTCAAATTTAGAGTGAAAATGAAAATTTATTACAGCTAAAACATAACATCAAGCAAGGCAACTGATTCCATCATCAGTGGAATCCAACTAGCACATTGAACTGTTCTGCATTCCTCCCTCCTGCACTAGGCTAAGTATATTAACATTGAAATTCATTACTAAAATCAGCTACAGTGGGTCTTGTTCATGCCTTCTGTCCCTAAATATTACTGAAAATATAGTTTTTCATGCTTCCATTTCATAGTTAGACCTTGTAAATGTCATCTGATTCGTGTCCACAAATAATGCTCTGCAATAGAAACATGCGATGTTCTACTTCTTTTTTAATTTGATCTCAAAAGGTGACTCCAGCCAGTGAAACACCATTGTTCAGAAGATAAGTCGATAACCAAGTGAAGGACTAACTATGGGAGCAGGAAAACCATAACTACCTTCTAACAAGATCCCCTGGAACAACTGAAACTAGGAGCCCATCTATGTTTCTCCATGAAACCTCATAATATTCACTTCCATGAACTTTTCGCTGCTTCACAATTGCCAATACAGGGCATGGTACTGGAATCTGCGAATTAGATAATTAGACTTGAAAAGTAGATGTAAAATAATCAGTTCAGAAAATCAGAAATGCACTCAGCAAGCAAAGCTCATACCTCATTTAGTGAAGGTTTCAGTCCTAGATCTGAAGACGTGGAGCGAAGATTTGAAAACCTTCTGAGTTCTCTCTCAGCTATCTTTGGAAGGATATATTCATCTGCAGACATATTTTCAAGGAAATAACTTGGGAAGTTTTCTCATGTACAAAAATGTGATACTACCTTCATATTGCATATCTCTGATAAAAGCAAGAATAGCAAATTAGGGATTTCAAGGATACCAGTCTTCTCAGGGCTCCACTCAAAGTATTGCTCACATATCTGTTGCAGTTGTGACCGAAGAAACGGACGCTGGCTGCATGCCCTGGAGACAGAAAATCAACAATCAATATCAACCATAAACCAACTAGAGCAATATCTGACAACCTGAGTCATTCCTCCTGGCTACTCAAGAAGCTAGGAAAGATGGAAGGCAAACTTGGAAGCAATgtaccattcagtgtgaacataAGGCTAAGAATCCAGTTTTATCCACAAATAGACCTTAAATCAAGAAGGTGGATTTATACACAAATGCCTCACCTCTGCACAGCTTCTGAATCTGGTGAATGACATTTTGGCTCCAGATATGCATTTATTATGTCACGAAACTGAACACCAGAATCTTGGCTTATCCCAACCTCTGTAACAGAAAAGACAGTACATGAATGGTAGATTTCCTACTCATGCTTGTTGAGTTGGTGAAGAAGTATGATGCAGGTAAATAGCTGGATAAAACTACAAGGGATTTCTTACCACAGATACTTGCTTTTGAGCATGTGCCACCAGCTCTCCCCGCATTAACACCACTATTTTTTGCTTTACATTTTCTAGTCGGTTTAACTCCATCGGACAAAATTTGGCCAAGAATGGCATCATCCCCTACAGATTTAACAAGGCGGCATGCTGCTTCCTGTAACAGTTATATACAAtattataagaaaaagaaaacaatgatAAGTTTCACGACTTGCATTTTGTGATTGAGTATAGAGTTATGGACAGTAAACAAAACAAGAATAGTTGCAATACAGTCAGTATATGACAAAAACCAAATAATCAGTATTCACACGTGGATGGTACTCTGACTTTTGGTGCTTACCGGGCCaaagccatgaactccattagAATAGTCACTACCAAGAAGAACTGCAAGAGATATCTGAAAAAACAGAAAATCGGGACAGTTCAAAGAAACAGGTCGAAATTTAAGCACTATAGCACAAAAAAGGAAGTACTGCAGAAATTATATCAATCTTTTTTTCGAACAtgtaggagagctgcgtatcattatattaagaagaaaaagaaaggggaagaaCCCTTacaaagaaaaatatatcaatcaGTAGCAAAGAATAGTTTAAAATAAAAGGGAAAGGGTAAAAAAGTTTAAAATGATGAAAAGACTTTAAGTTGAAGCAGATAAAGTGATGTTGTTATTGCACATTCAGTGATATGACCAAGCACATTGGGAGTACATTAACCTCTACCTAAAACCAAGAAACCGGTGCAAGGTTACTAGGACAATGGTTAAAGGTTCACCGAAATTGTACTTTCCAGATACTACATCTTAACTGGTGCTTACTTTGATAGTGTAATAATTGGAAAAAGGCAAACCGCATTCAATTTACACTGTACATCCAAATGATCTTTCTGGCAAGCTAAGGGGGATAATCGATTAAGTTTATTCTACTTCTCTGAGATATGATGTTATGGCTTGGCTGGCAACAGAGGACCAAGGCTACGCAGAAAACTGGCTGAAACATTCCACATAGTGTTTAGAAGATCTCCTATAAGTTTAGCTCATGCAGGAAAATCATACAGCAACGTACCAGAGAGTTCCTGCCAAAACCAAGCTTTTTCTCAATGTCTTCCATCTCGTAGCAAATTACATAACCACCCTCTCCTGATTCGAGAGAAAACATAAGCAAATCACTAGGATTTAGGGTAAGTAAACAAGAACACTTGCTAGTCCAGAAAAAGAGAGC containing:
- the LOC117859806 gene encoding uncharacterized protein, with product MVKAVVGDEAHLKAFEEALSSSSPPPQAQVGLVVGKLSASSDRALVYSLLPTPPTEDAAPACSLRAAPKPKTSKPKATSSSDASLEFDVDWIAEHARQVSRMLLGGMSVVGIYIWASEASFKATSPAVLSQVIRAVSQAWYGRAFTERLLIHISYSPRRWACRVCELASGSLRPCDFKYSKLLSSLQTFRCAYNFEIRLTAVQAEPFKKVILKAISHLTEEVQNARALVNGHLFSEDINISTEGPHQVDFLVPFKNAVPVEECSLDGVAGLLRFAGSVSAFAYLGPKESVSEAISDLKADIITSIRSRLDIILDDADDGSVTNELEQSPSQKATQVVFHELRESYSFSFPRRVLIPWLSGTYVCDYLQRSETTEDATDRCKEVIPLETAAETSTILEPESAATCGTLESFWDMVPGARSEARDRSSRLKGSGCTGQDGDDRSRRGQGGMNLNVLAALFALLVALIAGFVFTFSVGSNP
- the LOC117859804 gene encoding single-strand DNA endonuclease 1 codes for the protein MGVKNLWDILDSCKKKLPLQHLQNKKVCVDLSCWLVQLCSAHRSPAFLKDKVYLKNLFHRIRALLALNCSLVFVADGAIPSVKLATYRRRLGSNAAEAAREEANSQPMTSLRRNKSSEFSRMIKEAKHLGMALGIPCLDGVEEAEAQCALLNFASLCDGCFTSDSDSFLFGARTVYRDVFIGEGGYVICYEMEDIEKKLGFGRNSLISLAVLLGSDYSNGVHGFGPEAACRLVKSVGDDAILGQILSDGVKPTRKCKAKNSGVNAGRAGGTCSKASICEVGISQDSGVQFRDIINAYLEPKCHSPDSEAVQRACSQRPFLRSQLQQICEQYFEWSPEKTDEYILPKIAERELRRFSNLRSTSSDLGLKPSLNEIPVPCPVLAIVKQRKVHGSEYYEVSWRNIDGLLVSVVPGDLVRSACPEKITEFLEKKDEQKKQKRRARPKKSPPAAVKDVDVQLQELLLGIESESGTFPSTAAGPQTADIHTVAPLQDIVDLSSPSPPIRACKIARSRKLGGSPVVPMDGIDLQSQSLLPGTMESQENTFLCDTQNMTWDKDLIDLSSPLPCAAHKPLTAQGMQLHMEEGRRALSDISNYPENGSTLGASCYKHEGGSRGSDVQLEEASPLIGHGAGLVGKADDCSWRSNVENDAVAEAATIDLSPSPVISDKSKKDVDVIDICEAGSDRSPEHERKARELRSFLASIRDELY